One stretch of Croceibacterium atlanticum DNA includes these proteins:
- the aroB gene encoding 3-dehydroquinate synthase translates to MAIIPVELAGRSYEVRVASGLLADIAGQCALLLRKKRVPIVTDSNVAEHWRATVEKSLIAAGHEPRVLVLDPGEGTKSWHVLERVMDWLLAEEVERGDHILALGGGVIGDLTGFAAAILKRGCGFIQLPTSLLAQVDSSVGGKTAINTGAGKNLVGAFHQPALVLADLDTLDTLPAREMRAGYAEVIKYGILGDREFFDWCMREGPEVVTGGISAQEFAVTQSVKAKARIVAEDERETSGARALLNLGHTFGHALEAQTGFSDRLLHGEGVALGMVLAARYSARKGYITEADAALVTAAIASAGLPTEIASLGLNCDGQTLAGHMLHDKKMDAGTLPFVLLRAIGEAFLDKQVSLEDVAAFLGEQLQAH, encoded by the coding sequence ATGGCAATAATTCCGGTCGAACTGGCGGGCAGATCCTATGAAGTGCGGGTGGCCTCCGGCCTGCTGGCGGATATTGCCGGCCAGTGCGCCCTCCTGTTGCGCAAGAAGCGCGTGCCGATCGTTACCGACAGCAACGTGGCGGAACATTGGCGCGCCACGGTGGAGAAGTCGCTGATCGCCGCCGGCCACGAACCTCGCGTGCTGGTTCTCGATCCCGGCGAAGGCACCAAGAGCTGGCATGTGCTGGAACGCGTGATGGACTGGCTGCTGGCCGAAGAGGTTGAACGCGGCGATCACATCCTCGCCCTGGGCGGTGGAGTGATCGGCGACCTCACCGGATTTGCCGCCGCGATTCTGAAGCGCGGCTGCGGCTTTATCCAGCTTCCCACATCGCTGCTCGCACAAGTGGATAGCAGCGTCGGCGGCAAGACCGCGATCAATACCGGCGCGGGGAAGAACCTCGTCGGCGCGTTCCACCAGCCCGCTTTGGTTCTGGCGGATCTGGATACGCTGGACACGCTGCCCGCCCGCGAAATGCGGGCCGGTTATGCCGAAGTGATAAAATACGGCATTCTGGGCGACCGCGAATTTTTCGACTGGTGCATGCGTGAAGGGCCGGAAGTGGTCACAGGCGGAATCAGCGCGCAGGAATTCGCAGTCACGCAGAGCGTGAAGGCCAAGGCCCGCATTGTCGCCGAAGACGAACGCGAAACGAGCGGGGCGCGCGCCCTGCTCAATCTGGGCCACACTTTCGGCCATGCGCTCGAGGCGCAGACCGGCTTTTCGGACCGGCTTCTGCATGGCGAAGGCGTAGCGCTGGGGATGGTGCTGGCCGCGCGCTATTCGGCGAGGAAAGGCTATATCACGGAAGCCGACGCGGCCCTGGTAACGGCTGCTATCGCATCGGCGGGCCTGCCGACCGAAATCGCCTCTCTCGGTCTGAATTGCGATGGCCAGACCCTTGCCGGACATATGCTGCACGACAAGAAAATGGATGCGGGCACCCTGCCCTTTGTCCTGCTGCGCGCCATTGGCGAGGCGTTCCTGGACAAGCAGGTGTCACTGGAAGACGTTGCGGCGTTCCTGGGCGAACAATTGCAGGCGCATTGA
- a CDS encoding DUF421 domain-containing protein codes for MTFMFFDSWHDLFRVVVVTTCAYAALVLILRFAGKRSLAKLNIFDFVVTVAFGSTLATVLLSKDVSFAEGALAFAMLAFLQWFVAFLSLRLGWFRRLIRSDPRLLLRDGQFLEAPMRKERITHGEIEAAIRKAGHGNVEDVAAVVLETDGDLSVISGTPAERCSALRSVMNY; via the coding sequence ATGACCTTCATGTTTTTCGATAGCTGGCATGATCTGTTCCGTGTCGTGGTGGTAACCACTTGCGCCTATGCCGCGCTGGTCCTGATCCTGCGTTTCGCGGGCAAGCGATCGCTGGCCAAGCTCAACATATTCGATTTCGTCGTCACGGTGGCTTTCGGCTCCACATTGGCGACAGTGCTGCTGAGCAAGGACGTGTCCTTTGCGGAAGGCGCGCTGGCTTTTGCCATGCTGGCGTTTCTGCAATGGTTCGTGGCCTTCCTGTCCTTGCGGCTTGGCTGGTTCCGGCGGCTGATCCGTTCCGACCCGCGCCTGTTACTGCGCGATGGGCAATTCCTCGAAGCCCCGATGCGCAAGGAACGTATCACGCATGGCGAGATAGAAGCTGCCATTCGCAAGGCCGGCCATGGCAATGTGGAAGACGTTGCCGCGGTCGTTCTGGAAACCGACGGCGATCTCAGCGTGATTTCAGGCACCCCGGCCGAACGCTGCAGCGCGCTGCGTTCGGTCATGAACTACTGA
- a CDS encoding DUF488 family protein, with protein MARVFTIGYAQASQPALVAALEDAGVQLLADIRALPNSRRPGFSKNSLKAAVEETGIAYRHFRHLGTPAEGRAAARRGDHAELARIYSGQLELPEALAQMAELRELAQKQPVCLLCYCALRSECHRGLLIEALLPDFEIVDLHPVTG; from the coding sequence ATGGCCCGTGTATTCACCATCGGTTACGCTCAGGCATCTCAGCCAGCGCTGGTTGCGGCGCTCGAAGATGCAGGGGTGCAACTCCTTGCCGATATACGCGCGTTGCCCAATTCGCGGCGGCCCGGTTTTTCTAAAAATTCGCTCAAGGCAGCGGTTGAGGAAACCGGCATCGCTTATCGCCATTTCAGGCATCTGGGCACGCCAGCCGAAGGGCGGGCGGCGGCGCGGCGGGGGGACCATGCCGAACTGGCCCGGATCTATTCCGGCCAGCTCGAACTGCCCGAAGCGCTGGCGCAAATGGCCGAACTGCGGGAACTGGCGCAAAAGCAGCCTGTCTGCCTGCTATGTTATTGCGCCCTGCGGAGCGAATGCCACCGCGGCTTGCTGATAGAAGCCCTGTTGCCTGATTTTGAAATCGTGGATCTTCACCCGGTAACCGGCTGA
- a CDS encoding acyl-CoA carboxylase subunit beta, protein MSANIEELERRRAAARMGGGADRIEAQHAKGKLTARERIEVLLDEGSFEELDMYVEHNCTDFGMPEHTVPGDGVVTGSGTVNGRLVFVFSQDFTVFGGSLSERHAQKICKVMDMAMKVGAPVIGINDSGGARIQEGVASLGGYAEVFQRNVLASGVIPQLSLIMGPCAGGAVYSPAMTDFIFMVKDSSYMFVTGPEVVKTVTNEVVTQEDLGGAITHTTRTGVADLALKNDIEALSAARDFISFLPPNNRDGVPELPTSDPWDRIEHSLDTLVPANANQPYDMHELVRKVLDEGEFFEIQPAHGGNILCGFGRVEGRTVGVVANQPMVLAGCLDIDASRKAARFVRFCDAFGIPILTFVDVPGFLPGTDQEHNGIIKHGAKLLFAYAEATVPKITVITRKAYGGAYDVMASKHLRGDLNYAWPTAEIAVMGAKGAVEIIFRKDRDDPEKIARKTREYEDRFANPFVAASKGFIDEVIYPHSTRRRIALGLRKLRNKQLANPWKKHDNLPL, encoded by the coding sequence ATGTCCGCCAATATAGAAGAACTCGAACGCCGCCGCGCGGCCGCCCGTATGGGTGGAGGGGCGGACCGGATCGAGGCGCAGCACGCCAAGGGCAAACTCACCGCGCGAGAGCGGATCGAAGTCCTTCTGGACGAAGGTTCGTTCGAAGAGCTGGACATGTATGTCGAGCATAATTGCACCGATTTCGGGATGCCCGAACATACCGTGCCCGGAGATGGCGTGGTCACTGGCAGCGGAACGGTGAATGGGAGGCTGGTCTTCGTATTCAGCCAGGATTTCACCGTTTTTGGCGGCAGCCTGTCCGAACGCCACGCGCAGAAGATCTGCAAGGTCATGGACATGGCGATGAAGGTCGGCGCGCCCGTGATCGGCATCAACGATTCAGGCGGTGCCCGGATTCAGGAAGGCGTGGCCAGCCTGGGCGGCTATGCCGAAGTGTTCCAGCGCAATGTTCTGGCCAGCGGCGTGATCCCGCAATTGAGCCTGATCATGGGCCCCTGCGCGGGCGGGGCGGTCTATTCCCCGGCCATGACCGACTTCATCTTCATGGTGAAAGACAGTTCCTACATGTTCGTGACCGGGCCGGAAGTGGTGAAGACGGTCACCAATGAAGTCGTCACGCAAGAAGATCTGGGCGGCGCGATCACGCATACGACCAGGACCGGCGTGGCCGATCTGGCGCTGAAAAATGATATCGAGGCGCTGTCCGCCGCGCGCGATTTCATCAGCTTCCTGCCGCCGAACAATCGCGACGGCGTGCCCGAATTGCCGACCAGCGATCCGTGGGACAGGATCGAACATAGTCTCGATACGCTGGTGCCGGCCAATGCCAACCAGCCCTATGACATGCACGAACTGGTCCGCAAGGTGCTGGACGAAGGCGAGTTCTTCGAAATTCAGCCAGCCCATGGCGGCAATATATTATGCGGCTTCGGCAGGGTGGAGGGGCGCACGGTGGGTGTGGTCGCCAATCAGCCGATGGTACTGGCCGGTTGCCTGGACATCGATGCCAGCCGCAAGGCCGCGCGTTTCGTGCGGTTCTGCGATGCGTTTGGCATCCCGATCCTGACCTTCGTGGACGTGCCCGGCTTCCTTCCGGGCACCGATCAGGAACATAACGGCATCATCAAGCATGGCGCCAAGCTGCTCTTCGCCTATGCGGAGGCGACGGTGCCGAAGATCACGGTGATTACGCGCAAGGCCTATGGCGGGGCGTATGACGTGATGGCTTCCAAGCATCTTCGCGGCGATCTGAACTATGCCTGGCCGACGGCGGAAATTGCCGTGATGGGGGCAAAAGGCGCGGTGGAAATCATCTTCCGCAAGGATCGCGACGATCCGGAAAAGATCGCCCGCAAGACCAGGGAGTATGAGGACCGTTTCGCCAATCCCTTCGTTGCGGCGAGCAAGGGCTTTATTGACGAAGTGATCTATCCGCATTCCACCAGGCGTCGCATCGCATTGGGGCTGCGCAAGTTACGCAACAAGCAGTTGGCAAACCCGTGGAAGAAGCATGATAATCTTCCGCTGTGA
- the gor gene encoding glutathione-disulfide reductase produces MAEFDYDLFTIGAGSGGVRASRVAAAHGAKVAVAEEHKVGGTCVIRGCVPKKMLVYGAHFAEDMQDARNFGWTMDNCRFDWKVLRDNVLKDVDRLNGLYTQTLENHGVEIIPQRATITGPNEVTLADGTRFTARYILVAVGAWPMIPDCPGSDLGITSNEAFHLDEIPKRVLIAGGGYIANEFAGIFNEFGSQVTIINRSDVILRAYDESLRDRLLQISLTKGIDFRFHAEFEKIEKTEGGALKVSMTNHDDLEVDCVMFATGRVPKTAGLGLDSAGVDLGKKGEILVDEYNRTNVDSIYAVGDVTDRVQLTPVAIREGQAFADTVFGDKPTTVNYDCIPSAVFSHPPIAAVGMTEAEAREQLGPVKVYQSDFRPMKNVVAGRNERGLYKMVVDASNNRVVGVHMIGPDSPEIMQAAAVAVKAGLTKDDFDATVAIHPTMAEELVLLK; encoded by the coding sequence ATGGCCGAATTCGACTATGATCTCTTCACCATCGGCGCCGGCTCCGGCGGCGTAAGAGCGAGCCGCGTTGCGGCTGCCCACGGCGCGAAAGTGGCGGTGGCGGAAGAGCACAAGGTCGGCGGCACCTGCGTGATCCGCGGCTGCGTCCCCAAGAAGATGCTGGTCTATGGCGCGCATTTTGCGGAGGATATGCAGGATGCCCGCAATTTCGGCTGGACCATGGATAATTGCCGGTTCGACTGGAAAGTTCTGCGCGACAATGTGCTTAAGGATGTGGACAGGCTGAACGGCCTCTACACCCAGACGCTGGAAAATCACGGCGTCGAGATCATTCCCCAGCGTGCCACCATAACTGGCCCGAACGAGGTGACACTGGCCGATGGCACCCGCTTCACGGCGCGTTACATTCTGGTCGCTGTCGGCGCCTGGCCGATGATCCCGGATTGTCCGGGCAGCGATCTGGGCATTACCTCCAACGAGGCATTCCATCTCGACGAGATCCCGAAGCGCGTCCTGATCGCGGGCGGCGGCTATATTGCCAATGAATTTGCCGGGATCTTCAATGAATTCGGCAGCCAGGTGACGATCATCAATCGATCCGATGTCATCCTGCGCGCCTATGACGAGAGCCTGCGCGATCGCTTGCTGCAGATTTCGCTGACCAAGGGCATCGATTTCCGTTTCCACGCTGAATTCGAGAAGATTGAAAAAACGGAAGGCGGCGCGCTGAAAGTTTCCATGACCAATCATGATGATCTGGAAGTGGATTGCGTGATGTTCGCCACGGGGCGCGTGCCGAAGACGGCAGGGCTGGGCCTCGATAGTGCCGGCGTCGATCTCGGCAAGAAGGGTGAAATCCTGGTCGATGAATATAATCGCACCAATGTGGACAGCATCTATGCCGTGGGCGATGTGACCGATCGGGTGCAGCTGACCCCGGTGGCGATCCGCGAAGGGCAGGCCTTTGCCGATACGGTGTTTGGCGACAAGCCGACCACGGTGAATTATGATTGCATTCCCAGCGCCGTATTCAGCCACCCGCCGATCGCTGCCGTAGGTATGACCGAGGCGGAAGCGCGGGAGCAGCTGGGGCCGGTCAAGGTCTATCAGTCCGATTTCCGCCCGATGAAGAACGTGGTGGCCGGGCGCAACGAACGCGGCCTTTACAAGATGGTTGTCGATGCATCGAACAATCGCGTGGTCGGCGTGCACATGATCGGCCCGGACTCGCCGGAGATCATGCAGGCTGCGGCGGTTGCGGTGAAGGCGGGGCTGACCAAGGATGATTTCGACGCCACCGTGGCGATCCATCCCACCATGGCAGAAGAGCTCGTTCTGCTGAAATAG